From a region of the Rhodococcus sp. 4CII genome:
- the gnd gene encoding phosphogluconate dehydrogenase (NAD(+)-dependent, decarboxylating), whose amino-acid sequence MQLGLIGLGRMGGNMRERVRAAGHEVVGYDSDPSVCDVGSLAELVTRLSAPRVVWVMVPAVEPARAVINELSNLLAGGDLVIEGGNSRYSDEAHSDVLRERGIGYLDCGVSGGVWGLEEGYGLMVGGDEADVARALPIFDALRPPGDRAASFVHAGPVGAGHYAKMVHNGIEYGLMQAYAEGYELVVAEPRITTPDTVMGAWQQGTVVRSWLLELLVAALREDPGLRSISGYAADSGERRWTIEEAITHAVPVIPAALFARFSSRQADSPTMKAVSALRRQFGGHQVRTMEAVQA is encoded by the coding sequence ATGCAATTGGGTTTGATAGGTCTGGGACGGATGGGTGGGAACATGCGTGAGCGTGTGCGCGCTGCCGGCCATGAAGTCGTCGGATACGACTCCGATCCGTCTGTGTGTGACGTCGGATCCCTGGCCGAGTTGGTCACTCGCCTCAGTGCCCCGCGGGTGGTATGGGTGATGGTTCCGGCCGTCGAGCCGGCCCGCGCCGTGATCAACGAACTGAGCAACCTTTTAGCGGGTGGCGACCTGGTGATCGAGGGCGGGAACTCCCGCTACTCCGACGAGGCGCACTCGGATGTTCTGCGTGAGCGTGGCATCGGTTACCTGGACTGCGGTGTGTCCGGTGGGGTATGGGGCCTGGAGGAAGGCTACGGACTGATGGTCGGCGGTGACGAGGCGGATGTTGCGCGGGCACTGCCGATCTTCGATGCGCTCCGACCGCCGGGTGATCGCGCCGCGAGCTTCGTGCATGCCGGTCCGGTTGGTGCCGGCCATTACGCGAAGATGGTGCACAACGGCATCGAGTACGGGTTGATGCAGGCGTACGCCGAGGGTTACGAACTTGTGGTCGCCGAACCCCGGATCACCACCCCCGACACAGTGATGGGTGCATGGCAGCAGGGCACGGTGGTGCGGTCGTGGCTTCTCGAGCTACTGGTTGCTGCTCTCCGGGAGGACCCGGGATTGCGCTCGATCTCCGGATACGCAGCGGACTCGGGTGAACGCCGTTGGACCATCGAGGAGGCCATCACGCACGCGGTTCCGGTGATCCCCGCGGCACTGTTTGCGCGATTCTCCTCGCGGCAGGCCGATTCGCCGACGATGAAGGCGGTGTCGGCGCTTCGGCGGCAGTTCGGTGGACATCAGGTTCGGACTATGGAAGCGGTGCAGGCGTGA
- a CDS encoding AMP-binding enzyme → MHRTTRTDKDVVIRWREHHLDRSRTGSASHPAVLEVAVVGTPDDRWGEVPVAYVVHHPWGFGRGSGHHRSC, encoded by the coding sequence ATACATCGAACTACGCGAACGGACAAGGATGTCGTCATCCGATGGCGAGAGCATCACCTCGATCGAAGTCGAACAGGCAGTGCCAGTCACCCGGCAGTACTTGAGGTCGCGGTCGTCGGGACCCCCGACGACCGCTGGGGCGAAGTCCCCGTCGCGTACGTCGTCCATCATCCCTGGGGCTTCGGTCGAGGATCAGGACATCACCGATCATGTTAA
- a CDS encoding enoyl-CoA hydratase/isomerase family protein — MSHLTYSIENALATVILQNPPQNRIDQQLADELAVAVEAITASQVRAVLVRAEGPDFSFGGDIVDWPDLEAGQLRGLFERYMTVFNTFERLPLPVVAAVQGLCLGGGFELALRADVIFAGESAQFGHPEQTLGLVTLLGGIYRVAERAGRAKASEWALTSERISASEMAAAGVVNRVVPDEQLVTEATVFAEQLAKGPTRAFAAHKLLLRTWAVGGISAADETMFDIAMPLFDTEDTKTGLASAVAAYKAGKARPVLQFEGR; from the coding sequence GTGTCCCACCTTACCTATTCCATCGAAAACGCACTTGCCACAGTGATTTTGCAGAACCCGCCGCAGAACCGCATTGATCAACAGCTTGCCGACGAATTGGCGGTTGCAGTCGAGGCGATCACTGCGAGCCAAGTGCGGGCAGTTTTAGTCCGAGCGGAAGGACCGGATTTCAGCTTCGGCGGAGACATCGTCGACTGGCCCGACCTGGAAGCTGGCCAATTGCGCGGCCTTTTCGAGCGCTACATGACCGTGTTCAACACGTTCGAGCGCCTTCCGTTGCCTGTGGTTGCCGCCGTCCAGGGGCTCTGCCTTGGAGGCGGATTCGAGTTGGCTCTGCGGGCTGACGTGATCTTCGCCGGCGAATCAGCTCAATTCGGTCATCCCGAACAAACCCTTGGTCTCGTTACGCTGCTCGGTGGAATCTACCGTGTCGCCGAACGTGCGGGACGAGCCAAGGCATCTGAATGGGCGCTGACTTCGGAGCGCATTTCGGCGTCCGAGATGGCAGCCGCAGGTGTTGTGAATCGGGTTGTGCCCGATGAACAGCTCGTAACCGAGGCTACCGTCTTCGCGGAGCAGCTCGCGAAGGGGCCAACCCGTGCGTTCGCTGCGCACAAGTTGCTGCTGCGCACTTGGGCTGTTGGCGGCATCTCTGCCGCTGACGAGACAATGTTCGATATCGCGATGCCACTATTTGACACCGAGGACACCAAGACAGGCCTTGCCTCTGCAGTCGCCGCCTACAAAGCGGGTAAGGCCCGGCCAGTTCTCCAATTCGAGGGCCGTTAG
- a CDS encoding alpha/beta fold hydrolase, with amino-acid sequence MGQTDIRFRRGGAGEFAVVFVHGFLDDQYVWDGVIEDLATPDVETVTLDLAGCGDRTDASGSFTLERLVSDVGAVVDALGKPMVLVGQSMAAPIVEMVAATRADRVLGLVLVTPIPLLGTQLPDEAMEPFRALSGAPEAQRAMRGQLSAALSDADLDRLVVVGSRMHPDVVRDLADCWNSGHPHGANPSSFDGPVLVVRGGDDGFVTDEMVAKGVLPRFRSAQTAVIDRAGHWVHVEQPTELATQLDVFLGKISTAANTAQELRGQKWTNAFEKKSAAAFGDAFAKDIVLEASALRQPIQGSGRVKQVMATASTIYEELVFTHEATHERRNYLEWEAKAFDGVLLKGVTVLDKDEAGQIIHVAIHHRPLDGLLKFSTELGQCLRGTIDSAHFLGDETGFS; translated from the coding sequence GTGGGGCAGACGGACATCCGATTCCGCCGCGGCGGTGCTGGCGAATTCGCCGTCGTTTTCGTTCACGGATTTCTCGATGATCAGTATGTCTGGGACGGTGTGATCGAGGATCTCGCCACCCCAGACGTCGAAACCGTGACGCTGGATTTAGCCGGGTGTGGGGACCGCACGGACGCGAGTGGATCCTTCACTCTCGAGCGGTTGGTTTCCGATGTGGGCGCGGTTGTCGATGCACTGGGCAAGCCCATGGTGCTCGTCGGCCAAAGCATGGCGGCCCCCATCGTGGAGATGGTCGCCGCGACCCGCGCCGACCGAGTTCTCGGTCTGGTATTAGTGACCCCGATCCCGCTGTTGGGCACCCAACTGCCGGACGAAGCGATGGAACCTTTCCGTGCTCTCAGTGGAGCGCCCGAAGCACAGCGAGCCATGCGAGGCCAACTCTCGGCCGCGCTCTCCGACGCCGACTTGGACCGCCTCGTCGTGGTAGGTAGCCGCATGCATCCCGACGTCGTCCGCGACCTCGCCGACTGCTGGAACTCGGGTCACCCGCACGGCGCAAATCCTTCCTCGTTCGATGGACCGGTCCTGGTGGTGCGCGGCGGTGATGACGGATTTGTCACAGATGAGATGGTCGCGAAAGGCGTCCTTCCACGGTTCAGATCGGCACAGACAGCCGTGATCGACCGAGCAGGGCACTGGGTACACGTAGAGCAACCCACCGAGCTCGCGACGCAGCTCGACGTCTTTCTGGGGAAGATATCCACCGCCGCCAACACCGCGCAAGAGCTACGGGGCCAGAAGTGGACCAACGCGTTCGAGAAGAAGTCCGCGGCGGCATTCGGTGACGCATTTGCAAAGGACATCGTGCTGGAGGCCAGTGCGCTGCGCCAGCCCATTCAGGGGTCCGGACGAGTCAAGCAGGTCATGGCAACAGCGAGCACCATCTATGAGGAACTCGTCTTCACACACGAGGCTACCCACGAGCGACGCAACTATCTGGAGTGGGAAGCCAAGGCATTCGACGGCGTACTCCTCAAAGGTGTGACCGTTCTCGACAAGGACGAGGCAGGCCAGATCATTCACGTAGCCATCCACCACCGCCCGCTCGACGGCCTTCTCAAATTCTCAACCGAACTCGGGCAGTGCCTACGCGGAACTATCGATTCAGCGCATTTTCTTGGCGACGAAACCGGCTTCAGCTGA
- a CDS encoding flavin reductase family protein yields the protein MIIDADGLDATAAYKLLIGSVVPRAIAWVSTVSRDGVGNVAPISFFTVVGRNPPTVSISLQPRSDGVTLKDTMVNIQETGEFVTNLATLPQAHQVHTSALEFDSEEDEFEALGLEKAPCKTISAPRIKGSPISFECVVDRIIPVGTGNETVVWGQIVNFHVRDDLYLERGRIDTAAVPVVGRLAAEYTLVNNVFSTPLGDDVVAAYQTKRMSRLDSNASDWSPIDTELWSPSGATTTAGKDKS from the coding sequence ATGATCATCGACGCAGATGGCCTTGACGCCACAGCGGCTTACAAATTGCTAATCGGGAGTGTTGTGCCTCGCGCTATTGCATGGGTGAGCACGGTTTCCAGAGACGGTGTTGGAAACGTCGCACCGATTTCGTTCTTCACCGTAGTGGGACGGAATCCGCCTACCGTCTCCATTAGTTTGCAACCGCGATCGGACGGCGTGACGCTCAAGGACACGATGGTCAACATTCAAGAAACGGGTGAGTTCGTCACGAATCTCGCCACACTTCCACAAGCGCATCAAGTGCACACCTCTGCGTTGGAGTTCGATTCGGAAGAGGACGAGTTCGAAGCTCTTGGCCTGGAAAAAGCCCCGTGTAAAACAATTAGTGCACCACGAATCAAGGGATCTCCCATCTCCTTCGAGTGCGTAGTGGACCGAATTATTCCTGTAGGAACCGGAAATGAAACTGTGGTTTGGGGACAGATTGTAAATTTCCACGTTCGGGACGATCTTTATCTGGAGCGCGGTCGGATCGACACTGCCGCCGTGCCCGTCGTCGGCCGACTTGCCGCTGAATACACCCTCGTGAACAACGTCTTTTCGACCCCGCTCGGCGATGACGTTGTGGCCGCCTATCAGACCAAACGCATGTCTCGTCTCGATTCCAATGCGTCGGATTGGTCACCCATTGACACGGAGTTGTGGTCTCCTTCGGGAGCCACCACCACCGCAGGAAAGGACAAATCATAA
- a CDS encoding CocE/NonD family hydrolase, which produces MTAHATSIQSERGRYAVVREDAIAMTTRDGTVLRADIYRPESEETFPVLVRRTPYGKQLNDLSAAFNEAHYFASHGYIVVVQDTRGRFSSEGRWYPFIYEAHDGYDTIEWAARLPGANGKVGTFGQSYGAISQYLAAAQRPPHLKTCVPVSAYQLNFENYWYNSGALELGWMLSYFVNMAESVFAGVGNESALAEIASFKADPATRFSRLTDSALMHLPITDWIDRLGEGAPFLKDILNHSTDGPYWWATDLSRQLQNIDVAMLHVGSWYDIANRDTPRFFTGLGREALTPEARSNQALIMGPWAHQLPFSQPTSGGTGDIDFGPEAAVSLVDIQRNWFDHYLKSERDGLPRPPVSIFVMGDNIWRDEVEWPLSRAEHTPYYLHSAGDANTLNGGGTLTTEHPGNEPSDRFCYDPEHPVPSTGGRMIGGGVADQRDNQSRSDVLVFTSVELDEELEITGPVIVELHASTTAEDTDFVAVLSDVRPDGYAQNLAEGIVRARFRESYETPTAIKPNEVYSFRINLWNISHVFATGHRLRLHVTSSDFPRWDRNTGTADASGTAALLSSVDQTVFHDRMRPSHVLLPVIPR; this is translated from the coding sequence ATGACGGCGCACGCAACATCCATCCAGTCCGAGCGCGGGCGCTACGCCGTTGTCCGCGAGGATGCCATCGCGATGACCACGCGCGACGGTACCGTTCTTCGTGCAGACATCTACCGTCCCGAGTCCGAGGAGACCTTCCCGGTGCTGGTCCGTAGGACTCCGTACGGGAAGCAGTTGAACGACCTTTCAGCGGCATTCAACGAAGCCCACTACTTTGCCTCCCACGGGTACATCGTGGTCGTACAAGACACTCGGGGAAGATTCTCCTCCGAAGGACGCTGGTACCCCTTCATCTACGAGGCGCACGATGGGTACGACACTATTGAGTGGGCTGCCCGGCTTCCCGGCGCCAACGGCAAGGTGGGGACGTTCGGACAGTCCTACGGCGCGATCTCACAGTATCTCGCTGCTGCACAACGACCGCCGCACCTGAAGACATGCGTCCCAGTTTCGGCGTATCAGCTGAATTTTGAGAACTACTGGTACAACAGCGGCGCACTCGAACTCGGGTGGATGCTCAGCTACTTCGTGAACATGGCCGAATCAGTCTTTGCAGGAGTTGGCAACGAATCTGCACTCGCAGAGATTGCGAGTTTCAAAGCCGACCCCGCCACACGATTTTCACGACTCACCGACTCGGCGCTGATGCATCTTCCCATTACCGATTGGATCGATCGATTGGGCGAGGGGGCCCCGTTCCTCAAAGATATCCTCAACCACTCGACGGACGGTCCTTACTGGTGGGCCACCGATCTGAGCCGGCAGCTGCAGAACATTGACGTGGCGATGCTGCATGTCGGATCTTGGTACGACATAGCCAACCGCGACACCCCCCGCTTTTTCACCGGTCTCGGGCGAGAGGCGCTGACCCCGGAAGCACGCTCCAATCAAGCGCTGATCATGGGCCCCTGGGCCCATCAACTGCCCTTCAGCCAACCTACATCGGGGGGCACCGGCGACATCGACTTCGGGCCGGAGGCGGCAGTTTCACTCGTCGATATCCAGAGGAATTGGTTCGACCATTACCTCAAGAGTGAACGCGACGGACTTCCCCGCCCTCCCGTGTCGATCTTTGTCATGGGGGACAATATCTGGCGAGATGAAGTCGAGTGGCCACTGAGTCGAGCGGAACATACCCCGTACTACCTCCACAGCGCAGGGGACGCAAACACACTCAACGGCGGCGGAACCCTTACCACCGAGCACCCCGGCAATGAGCCGTCCGACCGTTTCTGCTACGACCCCGAACACCCCGTTCCGTCGACCGGCGGTCGAATGATAGGGGGTGGAGTAGCCGATCAACGCGACAACCAAAGTAGGTCTGACGTATTAGTTTTCACTAGCGTAGAACTTGACGAAGAGTTGGAAATCACCGGTCCGGTGATAGTTGAGTTGCATGCCTCCACTACCGCCGAGGACACCGATTTCGTCGCTGTACTTTCGGATGTTCGGCCTGACGGCTACGCTCAGAATCTCGCCGAGGGAATAGTTCGCGCCCGGTTCCGGGAGTCTTACGAAACACCCACAGCGATCAAGCCGAACGAGGTCTATTCATTCCGGATAAACTTGTGGAATATCAGCCACGTATTTGCCACAGGGCATCGACTTCGACTTCACGTTACATCGAGCGATTTCCCACGCTGGGACCGTAACACTGGGACGGCTGACGCGTCAGGGACGGCCGCATTGCTATCCTCCGTCGATCAGACGGTATTCCATGATCGGATGCGCCCGTCACATGTCCTGCTCCCCGTTATCCCCCGATAG
- a CDS encoding AMP-binding protein — protein MSGLNTPLTPLRFLERAAEVYPSSIAIVDGDRRLTYTEFASAAQRLANALIAHGVRRGERVAYLASNSAELLIAHFGVPLAGAVLVAVNTRLSSEEVAWICAHSQARVLFGDADLLQGLDTSSLSALSTIEVPSQTGEYVGIGTSYEDFLAAGTGEELPWEVGDENSTISINYTSGTTGRPKGVMYTHRGAYLRTLGEVVHQGFGRSSRYLWTLPMFHCNGWCSTWAVTAAAGRHVCVRAVRGSEMWQLVDEEGITHLSGAPIVATTLATAPEAHPLDRPLTVVTGGAPPSPSLIEKISALGADLVQVYGLTETYGPYASCEVQEEWSRLPAAERAALQARQGVGMLTSDRVRVVRQGTGPLEDVTADGIEMGEIVMRGNTVMKGYLDDPVATEEAFAAGWFHSGDLGVMYPDGHIRLLDRAKDVVISGGENISTIEVEQALDSHPAVADVVVIGVPDDKWGERPKAFVVLTARITVTEEELIAHVKGKIASYKAPRSVEFVDALPRTSTGKVRKNELRDAEWASSALRING, from the coding sequence ATGTCCGGCCTGAACACACCCCTTACGCCGTTACGTTTCCTCGAACGCGCCGCCGAGGTGTACCCATCGTCGATCGCCATCGTCGATGGAGATCGACGATTGACCTACACCGAGTTCGCCTCCGCCGCCCAACGGTTGGCGAACGCGCTCATCGCACACGGGGTGCGCAGGGGTGAGCGGGTGGCGTACCTCGCCTCGAACTCGGCCGAGTTGCTGATCGCTCATTTCGGTGTGCCCCTCGCCGGAGCGGTCCTCGTTGCGGTGAACACCCGCCTGTCGAGTGAGGAAGTCGCGTGGATCTGCGCGCATTCGCAGGCACGCGTGCTCTTTGGCGACGCAGATTTGTTGCAGGGCTTGGACACCTCGAGCCTATCCGCGTTGAGCACCATTGAGGTGCCGTCGCAGACAGGGGAGTACGTCGGGATAGGGACTAGCTACGAGGACTTCCTCGCTGCCGGCACCGGTGAGGAACTGCCGTGGGAGGTCGGCGACGAGAACTCGACGATCAGTATCAATTACACCTCCGGCACCACTGGTCGACCCAAAGGCGTGATGTACACCCATCGTGGGGCATATCTCAGAACGCTCGGTGAGGTGGTGCACCAAGGCTTCGGCCGATCCTCGCGATACCTGTGGACGTTGCCGATGTTCCACTGCAATGGATGGTGCTCGACGTGGGCGGTCACCGCGGCCGCGGGGCGTCACGTCTGCGTCCGCGCTGTCCGAGGCAGCGAGATGTGGCAGTTGGTCGACGAGGAAGGGATCACCCACCTGAGCGGCGCACCCATCGTTGCGACCACGCTTGCCACAGCACCGGAAGCACATCCGCTCGACAGACCCCTGACCGTCGTGACAGGTGGTGCCCCACCGAGCCCCAGCTTGATCGAGAAGATCAGCGCACTCGGAGCCGACTTGGTGCAGGTTTACGGCCTGACCGAAACCTACGGGCCCTACGCTAGCTGCGAGGTACAGGAGGAATGGTCTCGACTCCCGGCCGCCGAGCGCGCCGCACTCCAAGCTCGCCAGGGAGTGGGCATGCTGACATCCGACCGTGTTCGAGTGGTCCGACAGGGAACGGGCCCGCTCGAGGATGTCACGGCCGATGGCATCGAGATGGGAGAAATCGTGATGCGCGGCAACACCGTGATGAAGGGTTACCTCGACGATCCGGTCGCCACCGAGGAAGCCTTCGCAGCGGGGTGGTTTCACTCCGGAGATTTGGGTGTGATGTACCCCGATGGCCACATTCGATTGCTCGACCGCGCCAAAGATGTGGTGATCTCCGGTGGGGAGAACATCTCCACCATCGAGGTCGAGCAGGCCCTCGACAGCCATCCCGCGGTCGCCGACGTGGTCGTGATCGGAGTTCCGGACGACAAGTGGGGCGAACGACCCAAAGCTTTCGTCGTCCTCACCGCGCGCATCACGGTCACCGAAGAAGAGCTTATCGCCCACGTCAAGGGCAAGATCGCCTCGTACAAGGCACCGCGGTCGGTGGAATTCGTGGATGCTCTGCCCCGCACATCGACCGGCAAAGTCCGGAAAAACGAGCTTCGCGATGCCGAGTGGGCGTCTTCCGCGCTGCGCATCAACGGCTAG
- a CDS encoding CGNR zinc finger domain-containing protein, whose translation MTWPATDRYHLVRASGGLGFVQDLINTLPAGRPRGADLLEDLDAAQHWLDGALAQWVRESGIPQHPILLQGKDLEALRDLRMDVYAFVRSHDADPGTALTRSASLATRLAPDGTAILEPRGEGWRRVASIVMLEIFKAQQLDIWRRLKTCRNERCQTSFYDRSRNNSGVWHDARQCGNAVNLRASRARKRQVAEDSRELAR comes from the coding sequence ATGACATGGCCCGCAACTGATCGCTATCACCTGGTGCGTGCATCCGGGGGGCTGGGTTTTGTGCAAGATCTGATCAACACGCTCCCCGCTGGCCGGCCACGCGGAGCCGATCTGCTCGAGGACCTGGATGCTGCGCAGCACTGGCTCGATGGTGCACTCGCGCAGTGGGTGAGGGAAAGCGGTATTCCTCAACACCCGATCCTGCTTCAGGGCAAGGATCTGGAGGCGCTGCGAGACCTTCGCATGGATGTATACGCGTTCGTCCGTTCGCACGATGCGGACCCGGGGACCGCATTGACGCGGTCAGCTTCGCTCGCGACCCGGCTTGCGCCGGACGGCACCGCAATCCTGGAGCCGCGGGGCGAGGGATGGCGGCGCGTGGCCTCGATAGTAATGCTTGAAATCTTCAAGGCTCAACAACTGGACATCTGGCGCCGGCTGAAGACCTGCCGAAACGAACGCTGCCAGACGTCCTTCTATGATCGGTCCCGAAACAACAGCGGAGTCTGGCACGATGCGCGCCAATGCGGGAATGCGGTCAATCTTCGAGCCTCGAGGGCACGGAAGCGCCAAGTCGCCGAAGATTCACGAGAGCTTGCGCGCTGA
- a CDS encoding alpha/beta hydrolase: MTTLETIRVDAPDSRATVVLVHGAWHGAWCWQDGFAQRLATRGISTISPSLRGHAGSAEGVRINRMCMRDYVDDVVDIVARVTHEFGTIPFVAGHSMGGGVVQGLLSRPHPPRIAGAALLASMPPTGIRRLVLDIAKHTPGAFLLSNLTLDTGRLVRTPEQVRAHFFLPSTPDHIVEATTARLQPESLRAFVMDLLGLDRPKPQAVDMPMLVLGATEDAVFSPAMVAATAEAWGATPVMFDAIGHDVMLDTGWERIADELADWILQNAN, translated from the coding sequence ATGACTACCCTAGAGACGATCCGGGTCGATGCGCCCGATTCGCGTGCCACCGTCGTACTGGTCCACGGCGCCTGGCATGGTGCATGGTGCTGGCAGGACGGGTTTGCCCAGCGCCTCGCCACGCGTGGTATCTCGACGATCTCACCCAGTCTGCGAGGCCACGCTGGCTCGGCCGAAGGCGTACGGATCAACCGGATGTGCATGCGCGACTATGTCGACGATGTAGTCGACATCGTTGCACGAGTCACCCACGAGTTCGGCACCATCCCATTTGTCGCCGGCCACTCGATGGGGGGCGGCGTTGTTCAGGGCTTGCTCTCTCGCCCGCACCCACCGAGAATCGCAGGCGCTGCGCTGCTCGCCTCGATGCCCCCGACCGGGATTCGCCGACTAGTCCTGGATATCGCGAAACACACCCCGGGCGCCTTCTTGCTCAGCAACCTGACGCTCGACACCGGGCGTCTGGTCCGGACCCCGGAGCAGGTACGTGCTCACTTCTTCCTACCGAGCACACCGGACCACATCGTCGAGGCGACTACCGCGCGACTTCAGCCCGAATCACTCCGAGCATTCGTAATGGATTTGCTGGGCCTGGATCGGCCGAAGCCACAGGCGGTCGACATGCCGATGTTGGTGCTGGGTGCCACCGAGGACGCGGTCTTCAGCCCGGCCATGGTTGCAGCAACCGCCGAGGCCTGGGGTGCCACACCGGTGATGTTCGACGCGATAGGCCATGACGTGATGCTCGATACCGGATGGGAACGCATCGCCGACGAACTCGCCGACTGGATCCTGCAGAACGCCAACTAG